The following DNA comes from Xiphias gladius isolate SHS-SW01 ecotype Sanya breed wild chromosome 10, ASM1685928v1, whole genome shotgun sequence.
cacaaaaagaaattaagtCTGATGCTtaactcgcaacgtttcttctagagtggtaagtaaacagctgttgatgctaatgttggctatgcaGCGATAGCAAAGACttacatatagtacctttaaTGCTGTGCATGTCttacatttacataatattCTATTCCACATGAGCTGGCTAACTGAAATAAAGTTTGTGAGTTTCACTAATCACAATCACATCTGTTAAGGATATTGCCGTAACAGCACGGTCCAGCATTAGCcatcagtgtgtttgctttgttcGTCAAATATCTAATCTCTCTAACCGTGGTTCGTACTTCTGCCTCAGGTTGGGAATCTATCTCGTCTGTGGCTGGATGGATAAGGCAAAAGAATTAAGACAGAGGTTCTTCTTCCCATTCATTGCTACCATCATTTTCATCTGCATCATCGTTGTGAGAACACCCAGGATGTACGGGTCGATGCCAAACCTGCGGGGGCCCCAGAAAACTTGCCCCTTTCAGATCTCTCAGCAGACCATAACCCCCCTCAACAACACCAAGCACTTACTGGTGTCAACCTACATGGACCAGAGAGTGAACGGTTTTGATATACGAATCATTGGCATATTTAGGAGAGACTCCATCCAACCTCTTCACTGTCTTTTCTGCTGTGCAGGTTACTTATCAAGTACAACAACTCCAGCAACCATTTCACAACACTCAGACAACTTTGGTTTTCCCTTCGTCACTACAGATGTCATGTGTCAGATTCCTCCAAACTGCAACGCTACGCACATTGCTCTTCTGACTCAGCCAGAGTGCGCGATTTTATCTAACCAGATTTGGTTACccataagaaacaaaaacactaatgGGAAGGAGGCGAAAAAGTTGCAGTTTAACTTCACAGTCTGCTTCTCTAACCTTTTCGGAGACTACAACAATGTGCTTCAGTTTGCACAGACCCTGGAGATGTACAGGTGAGCACAGCAACAACACCACAAGCCACTGTGTCAAACATGAGCTGAACCACCTTCTCTCTGACaccgtcaaaaaaaaaaagctcatacTTAAGTAATACTCTCATACTGTTATAAATCAAGTTGGAATAAACTTAAActaacatttaatttgttcaaaTGAACTCAACCCCAACATAATGTTTAAGTCTGAGATACAGTGAGCTCTGACTGCACATAAGCATATGTCCATCCATCAGCAGCCAGAGACTGTGTCTAAAGTAGGCAGTCAGATGGATTGTACAGGTGATGTTGCTCAACTTGTTTTTGCCTTATACAGTGGGTAAGCCACCAGGTGAGTTatcagatttgttttgaatGATGAATATCTTGAATAATGggaatatgaaacaaaaacgTTTTATATAGCTGGATACCACTAgagttaaatgacaaaatatgttgtgttttgtcttttttgttttttgtaaatttgtctGAACAAACCATTTAACCTTTGCCCCAGGTTGCTGGGTGTGGACAGAGTGGTGATCTATAACACCAGCTGTGGCCCAGAACTCGACCGCCTCTTGCAGACCTACAGCCAGGAGGGCTTTGTGGAGATGGTTCCCTGGCCCATCGACAAGCATCTGAACCCATCCCGTGGCTGGCTCTTCTCAGAGCACGGAGGGGA
Coding sequences within:
- the LOC120795016 gene encoding uncharacterized protein LOC120795016 — its product is MDKAKELRQRFFFPFIATIIFICIIVVRTPRMYGSMPNLRGPQKTCPFQISQQTITPLNNTKHLLVSTYMDQRVNGFDIRIIGIFRRDSIQPLHCLFCCAGYLSSTTTPATISQHSDNFGFPFVTTDVMCQIPPNCNATHIALLTQPECAILSNQIWLPIRNKNTNGKEAKKLQFNFTVCFSNLFGDYNNVLQFAQTLEMYRLLGVDRVVIYNTSCGPELDRLLQTYSQEGFVEMVPWPIDKHLNPSRGWLFSEHGGDMHYFGQLTTLNECIYRSMDRSRYVLLNDIDEIIMPYQHKNLMSLMSMLQQQHPNTGVFLIENHIFPKKHFEPSGRFHLPQWRGVPGVNILEHIYKEEPDRNIYHPHKMIIQPRMVEQTSVHEVLKNFGQHFKVPPDVCRIIHVRVCLQGSLTLQQLHVDKRLWDFTGKLIPNVDKVLKRAGLLTS